Within the Osmerus mordax isolate fOsmMor3 chromosome 6, fOsmMor3.pri, whole genome shotgun sequence genome, the region CCCGTGCACCCCTTTGGATGTTCCACGAGCTGTGAACTGCAACGCTTCATAATCAGAAAAGTACGGTCGCGTGCACTTCATCTGCTCCCTTGCAGATGCAATTAATACTGCACCACTTTGATTACATTTGTAGTTATTTTGCCGTGACTTACACATATTTCTCACGAGACTCGCAGAGCCTCGCTGGTGCTGATAAAACCGGACCTCTGCCGCCATCTGGCGGAATCCACGTCAACGTTACACCATGGTCCTGGGTGCTGCTTTTTGATAACTGTTCATTTTGACAGTGAAAACTAAATTTTCGGGATAAAATAAACAACACATTTGTGTTTCATACCATGGTAAGCCCCTCCAATTCCCCAAATTTGGAATTGGAGAGTAACGCGCACAGGATGGAAAGGGAAGGATAAGCAGTGCGCAGAGATAGCCTAACTAAAAAATAGTTTATCACCAGCGGCATGATCTGATCTTGTCTACGAATTGTAATATAACAACTTGAAAGCGCGGACCATGACAGTTAACTTGTTTAGTAGGGTGTGTCTACATTTCTTATTGACAAATAATTTAATCGCTCcacgttctctctctatccctgacCGAATGCAGTGATACGTGCTCACGAGCTCAGATAATTCCATCGGTTGACATTGTTGTTCTTCAGTCTCACTCAGACGCATCAAACCTAATTATACTCGACGCACTTAAGTACacaaatgtttgtgtgcattcatTTGTAAACGAGTTATTGTTTAATTATAACTTTGCGTGAACTTCGCTGATCAGCGGGGCGAAACGTGTCTCCCCTTCAGCCTGTAATTACTCGGGCTAATTGCTCGCCCTGTTAAAGTGACACTTTGCCCGCGTCTCAGCCAGGCCGTCTTCGACTTCCGAATGCCACTTCAGAAACATTATCAGCCTTTAAATGGTTCAGCGTCTCCATATGTCTTTAATGGTTCTGGTTTCTCTGATGAAAGTCGCCCATGGCGGGAGGGAGCAGGAATCAACAGGAATACATTTTCACTGCTTGTCATCCTGACAGAACGATCATAAAACATAGATAGTGGTGgtgaaaggaagaggggaaggagtgTTGAGTTAAAGACCAGGAAgaactggtggaggaggggaaggagagagattgggtgggaggggaaaggggtggagaggaactggtagaggaggagaaggaagagtaaTCAATGGGGAGACGGTCCAAATGAATCCTTCACCAGCAGCCGCCTGCTTCTCTGTCATTAGGGCCCATTACTGAGCCTCAGCACAAGCCATTAAACCAGGCATAAACAATTCATTAAAAGGCCGTTAGGCAGACAAGCTACTGTCACTCCTCTCTGTGGTATTAATGGGATGTAAACGGTAAAGGGTTATGGCTAATTCTGCTCCCTCGGCTTGACTGACTGATGGCCTTCAATTGTTCTAAAacaaggaaaagacctccatgccctctcatctcttcccctctactggagggtagagagagtaGTATTTATACCTGGGGAATATGACCTGTTACAGTAGAAGAGGAAACAACAACATTTGATAACATGACATCAAATGTACTTATAAAACTTAATAACCGAGTTGAACAGATCAGCCATTTAATGAAAATCATCATCCAGACATCTCAAACAGATTTACAGTCATTTCTCTTTCATTTCTCGTTTTTTTGCATATGTAAATCAACATGGCTGATCAGTATTTTCATTGGTTTAAAGTCCTGAGGACCATTTACTATGTGACTTTGGTGAAGGGCAAGAAAAACAGGGCACCGagctacaaccacacacacacacacaaacagacagacagacaaccacacacacacacacacaaccagaagcATAAGGCACAAAAAGACTTCACACACTTGCGAGCATGTGCTTAAAAGGAAACTTCAAGTTTTTTTGCGTAAAGTAAATGCTGTTCAAGCACTTGCAGTACTTGTAAAGGTGGATTCATTTAATACAAAATCATTCAATAAATAATTAAGGAATATCAACACAATTTTTACAATCATACAAATTCGATTACAATATTGAACATCGAATATCAATGTTTTTCTCTGTGTAGTGAGGGacctgtcaatgtgtgtgtgtgtgtgttaaagatgACCAGACTGTGGCTTTGTGTAGAGAAGGCCATTTAAATGACTCCTGAACAAAAGTAAAAACTCAATTAAAAGAATAAAACAATACAATAAAAACCCCTGAgactgaggctggaggctgacgTGGAAATGGGACTCCAGAAGATGTCGCACACATGGCAGGGTTCCATCTCCGTGTGGTAATCAAACACACCCAAACCTTGAATCAAACACACCTAATACCTATGCCTCTATGAAATTAACTCCCACCTCTACCACACCGATCGATATCTCCCATCAAACTCAGCCAAACTTCTATCAAACGCACCTGAACCCTCTGGTTCATCCAACCAAACACGGGGGACCAGAATATCCTCCACCTGACCTCCGTTAACCAGGCCGCCCCTGAACCCTCTTccccagggcagagagagggtgtgtgtgtgtgtgggggggggtgggtgggtctcATTCTGGTGTCGACCTcacacccttcccctctcccccaggatcTCTGGGTGTCCCCACCCGGCGAGAGGGCCGCCTCTGAGGCGCCGTCACTGGGTGAAGCTCTTCTTAATGTCCACGCGGGGGAAGAGGGCGGAGAGCTCTTGGACCACACGGGCGTCGACCTGGGAGCAGAAGGACACGTCCAACAGGAGGAGCTTCGGACACGCGGCCAACAGCTTCTTCAGGGAGGCGGGGCTCACCATCCGCGTACCTGTCAATCCAACACCCGACAGCCAATCAGGACCTCTCTCTCAGCAACAGCTCGGGCCAAGTCGCGACGTCAACAGACCCAAGTCacggacagcgtgtgtgtgtgtgtacgttcacGAGCGCATGCTCACCCAGTATGTCGATGTGCTGCAGGGCGGGGCAGTTGGCCGCCAGCTCCTCGATGTCCGAGTCGCACACGGTCCGGTTGGCGGTGAGGAAGAGCTTGCGCAGGCGGGGCAGGGCGCGGGCCAGGTGGAGGAAACACCCGGAGCTGCTCTGCAGCGTGGAGCACCAGCccaggtccagctcctccagctgccgGCAGCCCGAGGTCACCTCCGCCAGGCCGCGCTCCGTCAGGCTCCGGCTGCGCCACAGGTCCAGGGAGCGCAGCGAGCGGCAGCGCGCCGCCAGCATGCTCGCCACGGCGTCGTAGTCCTCGATCtgccggggaggggggaggtcagagggcGTGCGGGGGGGCCGTGGGTGTTGGTGTGTCCTTGGTCTTTTCGGGGGACAGGATTAGGGAGGTGAGAAGGGAcggacgggggggggagggggtgtctgaactgtgggtgggtgtgtgcgtgtgtttgtgagtttgaGTCCTCAAACTGCAGGGGTGGGACAGGGGAGGTCAGAGGGAGGGGTAGgaatagcgtgtgtgtgtgtgtgtgtgtgcgcgcgtgttctTACCATCACACAGCTCCCCAGGTTGAGGTGTCTCAGCTCCACACAGAAGGTCAGAATGCTGAGCAAGGAAGTTtgctacagcagcagcagccacaacaacaacaacaacaacaacagcagcagcagcagcgccgaaaacagacagaaagacaagaaggggggggggcgggggggatttAGTCAACAGCTCCAAATTCAACGGGTGCATGCAGTCATTTCTGTAAACACGCCGTAAATCGAGactaaaaaatgtgtgtgtggcagccacACTGTCATGTCATTTAATATCCCTCGAAACCACCTGGCtctggccccctccccccctcccccccggcagCGTGAAGACATCTGATAGGACAGAACAGTCAGCCGGCTCCCCTCACTCTAAACACCTGACTCAGCTCCGGGAAGGGGCCCTGTCTGTGTCGGCACAGCTCTCTAGAGCTAGGGCAGCTACGACACAATCCAGCAGTCTGTACAGgcaggtgtgtggggtggggggggtatggggggaagaggggggggggaccggtACATGAGGAGGAAGAGCCTCTGGCTGTGAGTGtgcctgccagtgtgtgtgttcgtgcctgggtgtgtgcgagcgtgtgtgtggattaTGAAGGGTTTCTCTCTGGCACCATGACAGTGAGAGAGCGCTGTAATTAGCCTGGTGACAGGTTAATGACAGCACGACACGTAGAGCCATTGCAGACACTAGTTGCTCTGTCTGACGGGGTAAACAACCACCGACATATGACACCCCTCTGCCTCGcaacgccacacacacgcacacacgtctaAGCCTTacaacaccacacaaacacacacatctgcccgTTAGAATACCAACCTTCCCCTACACGCACCTCCCGCCACACACCACTAGGCTGTCTGCCAGCAGACACAATGAGTCATGAGGAGATAGTCAGAGTTGTGGTTTGGTACAGGCTTGATCCTGAACAGCTATGCACCTCAGGACCCCATTGTCAGGTTCAGCCCTACAAAACCAAGCTCTGGGTTCCCCCATACACACCTGAGCACGGGGCACACTTCTATCTGGGTCTGGTAGAGCAGACTGCCTACCTCTATCCTGGTGGAGGAACGTACCTCGATCTTGGTGCGGTAGAGCACCAGTCTACGGAGGCGCGGAAGCTTGGAGATGTGGGTGAAGGCCTGGGGGTGGAGCCTGTCGCAGGACGCCAGGTTGAGCTCCTGGAGGGCGGGGCAAGCCTGAGCGACCACCTCCAGACACGCCTCcgacaggaagtgacaacacGACAGCTCCAGAGACACCAGGCCAGAGCCACAGACTTTCAGGAAgctggggggtcaggacaggaggGAAGGAATTAAGGATGTGTATTAATGGTTGAGTTAACGGCCTCATTCATCCTGAAGCGAGTCAGTTAGGGTGGGCTTTAGGGGGAGATTAAGGTGAGGGCCTATCTGCTGAGGCTggtcagggtgagagggtgagagactgagagggtgaGGGCCTACCTGCTGAAGCCggtcagggtgagagggtgagagactgagagggtgaGGGCCTACCTGCTGAAGCTggtcagggtgagagggtgagagactgagagggtgaGGGCCTACCTGCTGAAGCTggtcagggtgagagggtgagagagtgagagggtgagggcctACCTGCTGAAGCTggtcagggtgagagggtgagagactgagagggtgaGGGCCTACCTGCTGAAGCTggtcagggtgagagggtgagagactgagagggtgaGGGCCTACCTGCTGAAGCTggtcagggtgagagggtgagagagtgagagggtgagggcctAACTGCTGAAGCCggtcagggtgagagggtgagagaccgAGAGGGTGAGGGCCTACCTGCTGAAGCTggtcagggtgagagggtgagagactgagagggtgaGGGCCTACCTGCTGAAGCTggtcagggtgagagggtgagagagtgagggcctACCTGCTGAAGCCggtcagggtgagagggtgagagactgagagggtgaGGGCCTACCTGCTGAAGCTggtcagggtgagagggtgagagactgagagggtgaGGGCCTACCTGCTGAAGCTggtcagggtgagagggtgagagagtgagaggggcctACCTGCTAAAACCggtcagggtgagagggtgagagagagtgacagggggATAGAAGGAGGGCCTACCTGCTGAAGCCGGTCAGGGTTAGCGCTCCCCGGTTGCCGGTCCAGGACAGGTTGAGCCTCTGTAGCAGGGCGCAGCGGGCCTGCAGGTGGCCCAGAGAGGCGTCCGACAGGCGGGCCCAGTAGGGCTGCAGGCTCAGCTGGATGTACTGGAGCGGGTCCGAGCAGTGCTGGTGCAGAAGCTTACAGGTCTGGGCAAGACAACCCAGGTCTGGGAGGGTCAGGTGACTCACTATCAACTGGATCAGCTGGAGAGGaaacgaggagagaggaggagaggagagagcaggagacaaaaggagagaggaggagaagcgagggttggagaggaagaaaggagatggggggggggggagagaagaggggaagggaggggaggagagaggaggggaggagagaagaggggaagggagggcagGTTAGAGTCACACAGGAAAGTGCTTATCTGAAACACAAAGCGTGATCTGAGAAGAAGTGAGTCTGCCTGTTTGTGCAATCTGCACACGTGCCGCCCTCACAGAGAGGAAAAACAGAATAGATGAATAtttgcgtacgtgtgtgtgtgtgtgcgtatgtgtgtgcgtgcgtgcactgTGTTCAGCAGGCTATCAGCTGGCAGATAATAGGTGTATTGTGTTTCAGACACACAGGGGCGTGGGCTGTGAAGAGTCAGGAGGGT harbors:
- the fbxl4 gene encoding F-box/LRR-repeat protein 4: MLTLLSMFYYICLRRRSRSGTRGEALTSRRAVESGQRAVLPVSVEVDQYAKEVLDFSSHYGSENSMSYTMWNLAGVPNVYPSSGDFTQTAVFRAYGKWWEQCASAPPAFRRTPQGFHSQDYLELAFEEPVYPMAVEVLETYHPGAIVRILACSLNPFSQNQPSDVRWEVLWSGEPTKVLSPQARQFSPSIKQLSFPTNLLRLEVNSSLLGYYTELDAVILRGMKERPILSLYKMPVIDIGDLSDSEEEPAELGACGPGGDGRNDSGNGYFDKLPYELIQLIVSHLTLPDLGCLAQTCKLLHQHCSDPLQYIQLSLQPYWARLSDASLGHLQARCALLQRLNLSWTGNRGALTLTGFSSFLKVCGSGLVSLELSCCHFLSEACLEVVAQACPALQELNLASCDRLHPQAFTHISKLPRLRRLVLYRTKIEQTSLLSILTFCVELRHLNLGSCVMIEDYDAVASMLAARCRSLRSLDLWRSRSLTERGLAEVTSGCRQLEELDLGWCSTLQSSSGCFLHLARALPRLRKLFLTANRTVCDSDIEELAANCPALQHIDILGTRMVSPASLKKLLAACPKLLLLDVSFCSQVDARVVQELSALFPRVDIKKSFTQ